From Rhododendron vialii isolate Sample 1 chromosome 10a, ASM3025357v1, the proteins below share one genomic window:
- the LOC131304867 gene encoding DNA repair protein UVH3 isoform X3 — protein MVLPAMNGKVDPAVLAALPPSMQLDLLVQMRERLMAENRQKYQKVKKAPAKFSELQIQAYLKTVAFRREIDEVRKSASGKGVGGVQTSRIASEANREFLFSSSFTGDKQILTSVGGERHGEKQDQTPLQPPPSDPVESIASTKKSNAETGAVTDDTVFDDDIETYVDERGHVRVSRVRAMGMRMTRDLQRNLDLMKEIEQDTMYTNVIMGSESGFDKNAGGISRNLPDKIQLKKASYQSSDGSVHLDDRGDQSASKNLNSMEISFEDDGGHEYVDDDLFTRLVAGDTVLNSKGSVLPSEKHSCDSDSDIDWEEGVVVEKGNSSLPDVGKETKLSLAEGRINDESDVEWEDGDSTLLNCASTSLAEPSNNASKGALEEDADFQEAIRRSLEDIREQKSSDASCEDENLKEARRMAHEIKGIQENGKPVPNLPQENTLQVDKPSFEVVSGVARLEAEAGMDILSTDDSPVATSMVVDTDSIEGLLDKPFERYPKCHAELFRQDTIEGGNLLGGIGDKKSVPPIGEQGFHLVVEEVKPNAGVQMSTSTTNFGVSSEISDMVSGETPPAIAADAHVNVFEAAAHNLVVGTPQQGESSAKGLRINHDDVQKLPNKNIPDNSAEQKGDENFTLEDDKIKPMEVTEASLEEERINLSRERIDLEDEQRRLERNAESVSSEMFTECQELLQMFGLPYIIAPMEAEAQCAYMELSNLVDGVVTDDSDVFLFGAQNVYKNIFDDRKYVETYFVKDIEKELGLTREQLIRMALLLGSDYTEGVSGIGIVNAIEVMNAFPEEDGLTKFREWIESPDPTILGKLGVQTGSSSRNRGSKVGEDTVSCSNSDMDGLSAPAQTVMQAMDDIQNTKQIFMDKHRNVSKNWHIPSSFPNEAVISAYVSPQVDKSTEPFSWGKPDLFFLRKLCWEKFGWNTQKADELLLPVLKEYNKHETQLRLEAFYTFNERFAKIRSKRINKAVKGITGKTSVEESRDDKSGKSVTGTEDCITRDESNSTHKSAVKLSKKRKNKESEPSEARNIDPVMQTEGRKNTRQKLTARGRGRGRGSERRQANGRGRRIKSSWLEDGENSSDSDCISENEKEKQDKKLGRPRELRKSTRTRNAVKYTSDDDVEIDEPGKASHDEENCSDEEAVKEPFDDHHLVGDTAASTGEKNPHKEEHSSGDYFEMGGGFCSIEEPELKTDEPSVGQNGDPSFEVESFQEYLNMGGGFCLDEDETKEDPHKQASEPATELVSDDSDPHCSNIGEEANPKRRKADALYNEQNSDHLTPRASNNSSSPPESIGQDDSGTPPMKSLSAMPYLRRKRRKS, from the exons ATGGTACTT CCAGCAATGAATGGAAAAGTTGATCCTGCCGTGTTAGCTGCTTTACCTCCATCAATGCAACTTGATCTTCTTGTTCAG ATGAGGGAGAGATTGATGGCAGAAAACAGACAAAAATATCAGAAGGTCAAAAAG GCCCCTGCGAAGTTTTCAGAATTACAAATACAGGCCTATCTAAAAACCGTTGCTTTCCGCCGGGAGATAGATGAAGTGCGAAAATCCGCTTCTGGGAAGGGAGTAGGTGGTGTCCAGACTTCGCGGATAGCCTCTGAAGCCAATAGAGAATTTCTATTCTCGTCGTCTTTCACTGGGGATAAACA AATTCTCACGTCTGTTGGCGGAGAGAGACATGGTGAGAAGCAAGATCAGACACCATTACAACCTCCTCCTTCAGACCCTGTGGAAAGCATTGCATCTACCAAGAAGTCCAACGCTGAAACTGGAGCAGTCACTGATGACACTGTATTTGATGATGATATTGAGACATATGTGGATGAGAGAGGACATGTTCGAGTCAGTCGAGTGAGAGCTATGGGAATGCGTATGACTCGAGATTTACAAAGGAATTTGGATTTAATGAAAGAGATCGAGCAAGACACAATGTACACAAATGTGATTATGGGGAGTGAGTCTGGTTTCGATAAAAATGCAGGCGGCATCTCAAGAAATCTACCTGATAAAATCCAGCTTAAAAAAGCTTCATATCAGAGTAGTGATGGATCAGTTCACTTAGATGACAGAGGTGATCAATCTGCGTCTAAAAATTTGAACTCGATGGAGATATCCTTTGAGGATGACGGTGGTCACGAATATGTTGATGATGATCTATTTACTCGTTTAGTGGCAGGAGATACAGTACTGAATTCTAAAGGTAGTGTTCTTCCTTCAGAGAAACATTCTTGTGACTCGGATTCAGATATTGATTGGGAAGAAGGGGTGGTTGTAGAGAAAGGTAATAGTTCACTTCCTGATGTTGGAAAGGAAACCAAGCTCTCTCTTGCTGAAGGTCGCATTAATGATGAGAGTGACGTGGAATGGGAGGATGGAGATTCCACTCTTCTTAATTGTGCATCCACATCTCTTGCTGAACCTAGTAATAATGCCTCCAAAGGTGCTTTGGAAGAAGATGCTGATTTTCAGGAAGCAATTAGGAGAAGTCTTGAGGATATAAGGGAACAAAAATCTAGTGATGCATCATGTGAAGATGAGAATTTAAAAGAAGCCAGAAGAATGGCTCATGAGATTAAAGGTATTCAAGAGAATGGTAAGCCTGTGCCTAACTTGCCCCAAGAGAATACTTTGCAAGTAGATAAACCATCATTTGAGGTGGTCAGTGGGGTTGCTAGGTTAGAAGCTGAGGCTGGAATGGATATTTTAAGCACAGATGATTCTCCTGTGGCAACATCAATGGTAGTTGATACTGACAGCATTGAAGGACTGCTAGACAAACCATTTGAAAGGTATCCTAAATGCCATGCTGAACTTTTTCGGCAAGATACAATTGAAGGCGGAAATTTACTTGGAGGAATTGGAGATAAGAAATCCGTCCCTCCTATTGGAGAACAGGGGTTCCACTTGGTTGTGGAGGAAGTGAAACCCAATGCTGGCGTCCAAATGTCCACCTCTACCACTAATTTTGGTGTAAGTTCTGAGATTTCGGATATGGTGTCAGGTGAAACGCCTCCTGCCATAGCTGCTGATGCTCACGTAAATGTCTTTGAAGCTGCAGCGCATAACCTGGTAGTAGGGACACCACAGCAGGGGGAATCTTCTGCTAAGGGATTAAGGATAAACCACGATGATGTACAAAAGTTGCCCAACAAAAATATTCCTGATAACAGTGCTGAGCAGAAAGGGGATGAAAATTTTACTCTTGAGGATGACAAAATAAAGCCGATGGAAGTTACAGAGGCTAGTTTGGAGGAGGAAAGGATAAATCTAAGTAGAGAGCGTATAGACCTAGAAGATGAGCAGAGAAGGCTCGAGCGTAATGCAGAGTCTGTAAGCAGTGAAATGTTTACTGAATGTCAG GAGCTTCTTCAAATGTTTGGCTTGCCATATATTATTGCACCAATGGAAGCTGAAGCTCAGTGTGCATACATGGAACTTTCAAACCTTGTAGATGGTGTGGTTACTGATGACTCTGATGTGTTCTTGTTTGGGGCACAAAATGTTTACAAGAATATATTCGATGACCGCAAATATGTTGAGACCTACTTCGTGAAG GACATTGAGAAGGAGCTTGGCCTAACACGAGAGCAACTAATCCGTATGGCCCTGCTTCTTGGGAGTGATTATACTGAAGGTGTAAG TGGGATAGGTATTGTTAATGCTATTGAAGTTATGAATGCATTTCCTGAGGAAGATGGCCTCACTAAATTTCGGGAGTGGATTGAATCACCAGATCCAACCATTTTAGGAAAGCTCGGTGTGCAAACAGGATCTAGTTCGAGGAATAGAGGGTCAAAAGTTGGTGAAGACACTGTGAGTTGCTCAAATAGCGATATGGATGGACTCTCTGCACCTGCACAGACTGTTATGCAAGCAATGGACGACATCCAGAACACGAAGCAGATCTTCATGGATAAGCAT AGAAATGTGAGCAAAAACTGGCACATTCCTTCATCTTTTCCAAATGAAGCAGTAATTTCTGCTTATGTTTCTCCACAAGTGGACAAGTCAACAGAGCCTTTCTCATGGGGGAAGCCAGATCTTTTCTTTCTTCGCAA ATTGTGTTGGGAAAAGTTTGGATGGAATACGCAGAAGGCGGATGAGTTGCTCTTACCTGTTTTGAAGGAGTACAACAAACATGAg ACTCAACTGCGGTTGGAAGCATTCTACACTTTCAATGAGAGATTTGCAAAAATTCGGAGTAAGAGGATTAATAAAGCAGTTAAAGGAATAACAGGGAAAACATCTGTCGAAGAAAGTAGGGATGACAAGTCAGGAAAATCTGTAACTGGAACAGAGGATTGTATCACGAGAGATGAAAGCAACTCAACACACAAATCAGCTGTGaagttgtcaaaaaaaagaaagaataaagaGTCTGAGCCATCTGAAGCTAGGAATATTGATCCAGTGATGCAGACAGAAGGCAGGAAAAATACCAGGCAAAAATTGACTGCAAGAGGCAGAGGCCGAGGCCGAGGAAGCGAGAGACGCCAAGCTAATGGAAGAGGTCGGAGAATAAAAAGTTCATGGCTTGAAGATGGTGAAAACAGTTCTGACAGCGACTGCATTAGtgagaatgaaaaagaaaagcaagacaAAAAGTTAGGAAGACCACGTGAATTACGGAAG TCAACTCGAACTAGAAATGCTGTGAAGTACACTTCGGATGATGACGTGGAAATTGATGAACCGGGTAAAGCAAGCCACGATGAAGAAAACTGCAGCGATGAAGAGGCCGTGAAAGAACCTTTTGACGATCATCACTTAGTTGGAGATACTGCCGCTAGTACTGGTGAAAAGAACCCGCATAAGGAGGAGCACTCTAGTGGGGACTACTTTGAAATGGGAGGTGGATTCTGCTCGATTGAAGAACCTGAACTCAAAACAGATGAACCGAGTGTAGGTCAAAATGGTGATCCTTCTTTTGAAGTTGAATCATTTCAGGAATACCTTAACATGGGCGGTGGGTTTTGCTTGGACGAAGATGAAACAAAAGAGGACCCGCATAAACAGGCTTCCGAGCCAGCTACAGAGTTGGTCTCTGATGACTCTGATCCACATTGTTCTAATATTGGGGAAGAAGCTAACCCAAAGAGAAGGAAGGCAGATGCATTATATAACGAGCAGAATTCTGACCATTTAACTCCTAGAGCTAGCAATAATAGTAGCTCTCCTCCAGAAAGTATCGGACAAGATGATTCTGGGACACCACCAATGAAATCTCTGAGTGCCATGCCTTACTTGAGAAGAAAGCGAAGGAAGAGTTGA